In Actinomycetota bacterium, a single genomic region encodes these proteins:
- the cysD gene encoding sulfate adenylyltransferase subunit CysD has protein sequence MTTATAAVRPADHHDDVLNALEDEALHVIREVAAAFRRPVLMYSIGKDSSVLLHLCRKAFYPATVPFPLLHIDTTWKFAEMIRFRNEVVARYGLDLRVARNEEAIAEGVSPFTHGAHEYTRLMKTVALRQGLDAGQFDCAIGGARRDEERSRAKERIFSLREPGHRWEPRRQRPEFWRTTNAVLGEGQTMRAFPLSNWTELDIWRYIRRERIELPALYFAAQRPVVERDGTLIMVDDDRFPLQDGETPQLRSVRFRTLGCYPLTGAVESTAADIDTLIDEMLVSNLSERAGRLIDGEGGGSMEAKKAEGYF, from the coding sequence ATGACCACCGCGACCGCCGCCGTCCGACCCGCCGACCACCACGACGACGTCCTCAACGCGCTCGAGGACGAAGCGCTGCACGTCATCCGCGAGGTCGCCGCCGCCTTCCGCCGGCCGGTCCTCATGTACTCCATCGGCAAGGATTCCTCGGTCCTGCTTCACCTGTGCCGCAAGGCCTTCTACCCGGCGACGGTGCCGTTCCCGTTGCTGCACATCGACACCACCTGGAAGTTCGCGGAGATGATCCGGTTCCGCAACGAGGTGGTCGCCCGCTACGGGCTGGACCTGCGGGTCGCCCGCAACGAGGAAGCGATCGCCGAAGGCGTCTCCCCGTTCACCCACGGCGCGCACGAGTACACCCGGCTGATGAAGACGGTGGCGCTGCGCCAGGGCCTCGACGCCGGCCAGTTCGACTGCGCCATCGGCGGCGCCCGCCGCGACGAGGAGCGGTCGCGGGCCAAGGAGCGGATCTTCTCGCTGCGCGAGCCGGGCCACCGGTGGGAGCCGCGCCGGCAGCGGCCGGAGTTCTGGCGGACCACCAACGCCGTGCTCGGCGAGGGGCAGACCATGCGGGCGTTCCCGCTGTCGAACTGGACCGAGCTGGACATCTGGCGCTACATCCGGCGCGAGCGCATCGAGTTGCCGGCGCTGTACTTCGCCGCCCAGCGCCCCGTGGTCGAGCGTGACGGCACCTTGATCATGGTCGACGACGACCGGTTCCCGTTGCAGGACGGTGAGACGCCGCAGCTGCGCTCGGTGCGCTTCCGCACCCTCGGCTGCTACCCGCTCACCGGCGCGGTGGAATCCACCGCGGCCGACATCGACACCCTGATCGACGAGATGCTCGTGTCGAACCTGTCCGAGCGCGCCGGCCGGCTGATCGACGGCGAGGGCGGCGGCTCGATGGAGGCCAAGAAGGCCGAGGGGTACTTCTGA
- a CDS encoding MFS transporter, with product MPRRATRTVAVTQTVEQSRSGGSVRLFALLFGLSLGPLTYALLTTAVIPVIPQLSAHYDVLPGTANLVVTVALIAGAVATPLLGRLGDLFGRRQMLLLSLVLLLAGCLLAAVSTSFPMLLVARFLQGPGCASVPLGLAVIADLVPPRRLNYGIGVASVTYAVGAGAGFILGGVVATLTDDVHAVFWVLTAAAAVALVVSWKITPVSPPKPTAKVDLLGGVLLTVGLTGSLLALAEGGHWGWTSATTVVCTVGGVACLALWIVHGFRAADPLVDMHVFFSRPVLVTNVATLLLGAAQFVIMLSIVVVGRADPATAGYGLGLAVLPASLLLLPPTIAQASGSAFLPAFVRRFSLYTALVVGSALSGAGLLLVSVANRTMVGLLLAAAVSCVGFGFAVTASPAYVVSVVEPSQRGITTGMNFICRTGGQAIGTAGIAALITATTPLGSSTPSILAYEIALRVVGVGGLLSAVLLLVARPDRPRRVAPAAGVRQRT from the coding sequence ATGCCGAGACGCGCGACGAGGACGGTGGCGGTGACGCAGACGGTCGAGCAGTCCCGGTCGGGCGGGTCGGTCCGGCTGTTCGCGCTGCTGTTCGGCCTGTCGCTGGGCCCGCTCACCTACGCGCTGCTGACCACCGCGGTGATCCCGGTGATTCCGCAGTTGAGCGCCCACTACGACGTCCTGCCGGGGACGGCGAACCTGGTGGTCACCGTGGCGCTAATCGCCGGGGCGGTCGCCACGCCGCTGCTGGGGCGGCTCGGTGACCTGTTCGGCAGGCGGCAGATGCTGCTGCTCAGCCTGGTGCTGCTGCTGGCCGGCTGCCTGCTGGCCGCCGTCAGTACGAGCTTCCCGATGCTGCTGGTGGCCCGCTTCCTGCAGGGCCCCGGCTGCGCCTCGGTCCCGCTCGGCCTGGCGGTCATCGCCGACCTGGTCCCGCCTCGGCGGCTGAACTACGGCATCGGGGTGGCCAGCGTCACCTACGCCGTGGGCGCCGGCGCCGGGTTCATCCTCGGCGGCGTCGTCGCCACGCTCACCGACGACGTGCACGCGGTCTTCTGGGTGCTGACCGCGGCCGCCGCTGTGGCGCTGGTGGTCAGCTGGAAGATCACCCCGGTCTCGCCGCCGAAGCCGACCGCGAAGGTGGACCTGCTCGGCGGCGTCCTGTTGACCGTGGGGCTGACCGGCTCGCTGCTCGCGCTCGCGGAGGGCGGGCACTGGGGATGGACGTCGGCGACCACCGTGGTCTGCACGGTGGGTGGGGTGGCCTGCCTGGCGTTGTGGATCGTGCACGGCTTCCGCGCGGCAGATCCGCTGGTCGACATGCACGTCTTCTTCAGCCGGCCGGTGCTGGTGACCAACGTCGCGACGCTGCTGCTGGGCGCCGCGCAGTTCGTCATCATGCTGTCGATCGTCGTGGTGGGCCGGGCCGATCCGGCGACCGCCGGCTACGGGCTGGGACTGGCCGTGCTGCCCGCGTCGCTGCTGCTGCTGCCACCCACCATCGCCCAGGCCAGCGGCTCGGCGTTCCTGCCGGCGTTCGTCCGCCGGTTCAGCCTGTACACGGCGCTGGTGGTGGGGTCGGCACTGTCCGGTGCCGGACTGCTGCTGGTGTCGGTCGCCAACCGGACCATGGTCGGTCTGCTGCTGGCCGCTGCGGTGTCCTGCGTCGGCTTCGGATTCGCCGTGACCGCGTCGCCGGCGTACGTCGTCAGCGTGGTCGAACCGTCGCAGCGCGGCATCACGACGGGCATGAACTTCATCTGCCGCACCGGAGGCCAGGCGATCGGGACCGCCGGCATCGCGGCGCTGATCACCGCGACGACCCCGCTGGGGTCGTCGACGCCGAGCATCCTGGCGTACGAGATCGCGCTGCGGGTGGTCGGCGTCGGCGGCCTGCTGTCGGCCGTACTGCTGCTGGTGGCGCGTCCCGACCGGCCCCGGCGGGTGGCGCCGGCCGCCGGCGTACGGCAACGGACGTAG